In Niallia sp. FSL W8-0635, one genomic interval encodes:
- the rpsA gene encoding 30S ribosomal protein S1 gives MSEELNDVVVNNYTVGDVVNGQITKVEEKQVIVAISDSKLDGIIPISELSSLHIEKASDVVSEGDKLELEVIKVEEDALVLSKRKVDAEKAWDQLEEKFKSGEVFEVEVKDVVKGGLVVDLGVRGFVPASLVEAHYVEDFSDYKGKTISFKIVELEKDKSRLILSHRAVVEEEKNKQKQNLLDSIEAGQTLAGTVQRITDFGAFVDLGGIDGLVHISQLSHEHISSPTDVVQEGQEVNVKVLSVDRNNDRISLSIKETQPGPWTNIADRAEKGSVLDGTVKRIVSYGAFVEVFPGVEGLVHISQIAHKHIGTPHEVLKEGQDVQVKVLDVNEEEQRLSLSIKELTEKEVDEEEVYELPEESKGFQLGDMIGEQLKKLKN, from the coding sequence ATGTCTGAGGAATTAAATGATGTAGTCGTAAATAATTATACTGTTGGAGACGTAGTAAATGGTCAGATTACGAAAGTGGAAGAAAAACAGGTAATTGTTGCAATCAGTGATAGTAAACTCGATGGAATTATTCCAATAAGTGAATTATCTAGCTTGCATATTGAAAAAGCGAGTGATGTTGTTTCAGAAGGAGACAAGCTCGAATTAGAAGTAATAAAAGTGGAAGAGGATGCCCTTGTTTTATCGAAAAGAAAAGTCGATGCTGAAAAAGCATGGGATCAACTTGAAGAGAAGTTTAAATCTGGCGAAGTTTTTGAAGTAGAAGTAAAAGACGTTGTTAAAGGTGGACTTGTTGTTGATCTTGGTGTAAGAGGCTTTGTACCAGCCTCCTTAGTTGAAGCTCATTATGTAGAAGATTTTTCTGATTACAAAGGTAAGACAATTTCTTTTAAAATTGTTGAATTAGAAAAAGATAAAAGTCGCCTTATTTTATCCCATCGTGCAGTAGTGGAGGAAGAGAAAAATAAGCAAAAGCAAAATCTTCTTGACTCAATTGAAGCTGGTCAAACACTAGCTGGTACCGTTCAAAGAATTACTGATTTTGGTGCATTTGTTGATTTAGGAGGCATTGATGGATTAGTTCATATTTCTCAATTGTCACATGAACATATTTCTAGCCCTACAGATGTAGTCCAAGAAGGACAAGAAGTAAATGTGAAGGTGCTTAGTGTAGATCGCAATAATGACCGTATCTCTTTATCTATTAAAGAAACACAGCCAGGACCGTGGACTAATATTGCAGATCGTGCTGAAAAAGGTAGTGTACTAGACGGAACTGTTAAGCGTATTGTTTCATATGGTGCGTTTGTAGAAGTGTTTCCAGGTGTAGAAGGGCTTGTGCATATTTCACAAATTGCCCATAAACATATTGGAACTCCACACGAAGTGTTAAAAGAAGGACAAGACGTTCAAGTGAAGGTTTTAGATGTCAACGAAGAAGAACAACGACTTTCTTTAAGTATTAAAGAACTAACAGAGAAAGAAGTGGATGAGGAAGAAGTATATGAGCTTCCTGAAGAATCAAAAGGTTTCCAATTAGGTGATATGATTGGAGAACAATTGAAAAAGTTGAAAAACTAA
- the cmk gene encoding (d)CMP kinase gives MEKKISIAIDGPAAAGKSTVAKIVAEQLGYIYIDTGAMYRALTYKAINHKINLEDEENLINMLNETVIELFPGEQGQLIFLDSKDVTKEIRTSEVTNSVSIVSKHKLVREEMVRRQQMFAVNGGVVMDGRDIGTHVIPTAEVKVFLLASVDERAIRRHKENIQKGYNSDLEQLKQEIAARDKLDSEREIAPLKKADDAIEIDTTSLSINGVVDKIMELTREKISN, from the coding sequence ATGGAAAAGAAAATTAGCATTGCAATTGATGGTCCCGCAGCTGCAGGGAAAAGTACTGTTGCAAAGATTGTTGCGGAACAATTAGGATATATTTACATTGATACAGGTGCGATGTATAGAGCATTAACCTATAAAGCAATAAATCATAAAATAAATCTAGAAGATGAAGAAAATTTAATAAATATGTTAAACGAGACAGTAATTGAATTGTTCCCAGGAGAACAAGGACAATTAATTTTCCTAGATAGCAAAGATGTTACAAAGGAAATTCGTACAAGTGAAGTAACAAACTCTGTTTCCATTGTTTCAAAGCATAAGCTTGTTAGGGAAGAAATGGTTAGAAGACAGCAAATGTTTGCAGTAAATGGTGGAGTGGTAATGGATGGTAGAGATATCGGTACTCATGTAATTCCTACCGCCGAAGTGAAGGTATTTCTTTTAGCTTCTGTAGATGAAAGAGCAATTAGAAGGCATAAAGAGAACATACAAAAAGGATATAATTCTGACCTGGAACAATTAAAACAGGAAATTGCTGCTAGAGATAAACTGGATTCAGAACGTGAAATTGCTCCTTTGAAGAAAGCGGATGATGCAATCGAAATCGACACAACTTCTTTATCAATCAACGGTGTAGTTGATAAAATAATGGAACTAACAAGAGAAAAAATAAGCAATTAA
- a CDS encoding YphA family membrane protein, with the protein MEGSLFLFCTWFLWIITTFFMSKDDKKRTKYSVYTLVAIILSPFRWEWNNGSVSVLLLVILIISFFYTGRLQWKSSIYIIVSSFFMMLAYTTYELMAIIDPVWVLLPDPWLKACILFVLVILIHRNILCQMLILLIGSINGEILLSGILSNYQRDYHIGSMPFFDFLMLGVLGFLSLFYIKEKLVKWEEHVFMLEKERQKNI; encoded by the coding sequence TTGGAAGGATCACTATTTTTATTTTGTACATGGTTCTTATGGATTATTACCACATTTTTTATGAGTAAAGACGATAAAAAGCGCACGAAATATTCTGTTTATACTTTAGTAGCAATTATTTTAAGTCCGTTTAGATGGGAATGGAATAATGGGAGTGTTTCCGTTTTACTTCTGGTCATATTGATTATTTCGTTTTTTTATACAGGGCGTTTACAATGGAAGTCCTCCATTTATATTATTGTATCGTCCTTTTTTATGATGTTAGCATATACAACGTATGAGCTTATGGCAATAATTGATCCGGTATGGGTGTTATTACCTGATCCTTGGTTAAAAGCATGTATATTATTTGTTTTAGTTATCCTGATACATAGAAATATCCTTTGTCAAATGCTCATTTTGCTTATTGGAAGTATTAATGGAGAAATTTTATTGAGTGGTATTTTAAGTAATTATCAAAGAGATTATCATATTGGTTCCATGCCTTTTTTTGATTTTTTAATGCTTGGTGTCCTTGGCTTTTTATCCCTTTTTTATATAAAAGAAAAGCTTGTGAAATGGGAAGAGCATGTCTTTATGCTTGAAAAGGAGAGACAAAAAAATATATGA
- a CDS encoding YpzI family protein codes for MGKDRQEKKLKKSKRVESDRDQALHYNGATRLQSPEEGRLLNDNK; via the coding sequence ATGGGTAAGGATAGACAGGAGAAAAAATTAAAAAAGAGTAAAAGAGTGGAGTCCGACCGTGATCAAGCTCTTCATTATAATGGGGCAACTCGATTACAGAGTCCTGAAGAGGGCAGATTATTAAATGATAATAAGTAA